The following coding sequences lie in one Apium graveolens cultivar Ventura chromosome 3, ASM990537v1, whole genome shotgun sequence genomic window:
- the LOC141714163 gene encoding uncharacterized protein LOC141714163 yields the protein MKRIHTRNHSLLNDEQKIVYDSILDNINQKKGGVFFVYGTGGCGKTFLWQTLCYRLRSEHKIVLPVASCGIAAVLLPGGRTAHSRFHIPLKLDENYSVGLRHGTDISELLQRTDLIIWDEAPMQHRHTFECVDRSLRDIMSAIDKSRAKKPFGGITIIFGGDFRQILPVIPEASRAEVVCSTFNKSKLWESCEVFLLKQNMWLNAGNNDLENKTIADFSKWQLAVGDGKETNISPSPDTGEMLIKIPDQYIIHTSGDPIQKLFEVTYPDFIQNISSHEYLRSRAILTPTNIVVDEINTTILEKILGMVYTYLSQDSIDDAGDDDNDFRSAFPVEYLNSINMPCIPKHELKLKVGVVVMLMRNLNQIMGLYNGTRMIVKSCRKNSIECEILCGSHVGTKHLIPRIEMIPSDTNWPFEFKRVQFPIQICYAMTINKSQGQSLDTVGLYLPKAAFSNGHIYVAISRVTRPEGLHILIDSCDGISTNITNNVVFEEVFYNLPSVDN from the coding sequence ATGAAGAGAATCCACACAAGAAATCATAGTcttctcaatgatgaacaaaagATAGTCTATGATTCCATTCTTGACAATATCAACCAGAAAAAAGGTGGTGTTTTCTTTGTTTACGGAACTGGAGGATGTGGAAAGACTTTCTTATGGCAGACACTGTGTTATCGATTACGATCAGAGCATAAGATTGTGCTTCCTGTTGCCTCATGTGGTATAGCTGCTGTGTTGCTTCCTGGTGGAAGAACCGCACACTCCCGCTTTCACATTCCACTCAAGCTTGATGAAAATTATTCTGTCGGTTTAAGACACGGGACTGATATTTCTGAGCTACTTCAGCGAACTGATTTAATAATTTGGGACGAGGCTCCTATGCAACATCGTCATACTTTTGAATGCGTTGATCGATCCTTGAGAGATATTATGTCTGCTATTGATAAAAGCAGAGCTAAAAAACCATTTGGTGGTATAACCATTATTTTTGGTGGAGATTTTAGGCAGATACTTCCTGTCATTCCAGAAGCGTCAAGGGCTGAAGTTGTCTGCTCTACCTTCAATAAATCCAAGCTTTGGGAATCCTGTGAAGTATTTTTATTGAAGCAAAACATGTGGCTTAATGCAGGAAATAATGATTTGGAGAACAAAACCATTGCGGACTTTAGCAAGTGGCAGCTTGCTGTCGGTGATGGCAAAGAAACCAATATTTCTCCAAGTCCAGACACTGGTGAAATGTTAATAAAGATTCCTGATCAATATATCATTCATACGTCCGGAGATCCAATCCAGAAGCTTTTTGAAGTGACATACCCAGATTTTATACAAAATATCTCTTCACATGAATACCTCAGATCAAGGGCCATACTTACACCTACCAATATCGTGGTGGATGAGATTAATACAACGATACTTGAAAAAATTCTTGGCATGGTTTACACTTATCTGAGTCAGGATTCAATTGATGATGCAGGTGATGATGATAATGATTTCAGATCCGCTTTTCCAGTTGAGTATCTAAACTCTATCAATATGCCTTGCATTCCTAAGCATGAGTTAAAATTGAAGGTAGGAGTTGTCGTCATGCTTATGAGAAACTTAAACCAGATCATGGGATTATACAATGGTACAAGAATGATTGTGAAATCCTGTAGGAAGAATAGTATTGAATGTGAGATTTTGTGTGGCTCTCATGTTGGAACGAAACATCTAATACCTAGAATTGAGATGATTCCAAGTGACACGAACTGGCCGTTTGAATTTAAACGCGTTCAGTTTCCGATTCAAATATGTTATGCCATGACGATTAACAAAAGTCAGGGACAATCACTTGATACGGTTGGGCTTTACCTTCCTAAAGCAGCTTTCTCAAACGGACACATTTATGTTGCTATATCCAGAGTGACACGACCTGAAGGCCTCCATATTCTCATAGATAGTTGTGATGGTATTAGCACAAATATCACAAATAATGTAGTTTTTGAGGAAGTGTTTTACAATCTTCCAAGTGTAGACAATTGA